The following are encoded in a window of Streptomyces sp. Go-475 genomic DNA:
- a CDS encoding LysR family transcriptional regulator, producing the protein MSLSGLDLNLVLSLRALLEERNVTRAGQRVGLSQPAMSAALARLRRHFDDDLLARVGKQYELTALGRALLHRTSTACDLLERVFSSRADFAPGSEEHEFTLLTSDYALTVFGAELARTVHAEAPGVRLRFQRTPSDVTEDTAPLLSTADGLLMPRGVISGFPAVDLYTDRWAFLVAETNDEVGDQLTMDDLARLPWVVYQRAYDAPAARQLSMLGVDPRVEIFVDSFQALPFLVAGTRRIALVQQRLAELLSGVAAVRLMEPPYAAVPLQQALWWHPVHTHDAAHIWLRETAARVGAELAASQPGVSPRPHRDSGSVQVPGIQGPDDPHLRSRSDGG; encoded by the coding sequence GGCGATGAGCGCGGCCCTGGCCCGCCTGCGCCGCCACTTCGACGACGACCTGCTCGCGCGCGTCGGCAAACAGTACGAACTGACCGCCCTCGGCCGCGCTCTGCTGCACCGCACCTCGACCGCCTGCGACCTGCTGGAACGGGTCTTCAGCAGCAGGGCCGACTTCGCCCCGGGCAGCGAGGAGCACGAGTTCACCCTGCTCACCTCCGACTACGCCCTCACCGTGTTCGGCGCCGAGCTCGCCCGGACCGTGCACGCCGAGGCCCCGGGGGTGCGGCTGCGCTTCCAGCGGACGCCCAGCGACGTCACGGAGGACACGGCACCGCTGCTCAGCACGGCCGACGGGCTTCTGATGCCGCGCGGCGTCATCAGCGGTTTCCCCGCCGTCGACCTGTATACCGACCGCTGGGCCTTCCTGGTGGCCGAGACGAACGACGAGGTCGGCGACCAGCTGACCATGGACGACCTGGCACGGCTGCCGTGGGTCGTCTACCAGCGCGCCTACGATGCCCCGGCCGCCCGGCAGCTGAGCATGCTCGGTGTCGATCCCCGCGTGGAGATCTTCGTCGACAGCTTCCAGGCGCTGCCCTTCCTGGTCGCCGGCACCCGCCGGATCGCCCTGGTACAGCAGCGCCTGGCAGAGTTGCTGAGCGGGGTGGCCGCCGTACGCCTCATGGAACCGCCCTACGCAGCGGTCCCCCTCCAGCAGGCGCTGTGGTGGCACCCGGTGCACACCCACGACGCGGCCCACATCTGGCTGCGCGAGACCGCGGCCCGCGTAGGAGCGGAGCTGGCCGCCTCCCAGCCCGGCGTATCACCACGGCCGCACCGAGATAGCGGGTCTGTGCAGGTGCCTGGCATCCAAGGCCCGGATGATCCACATCTTCGATCTCGATCGGACGGGGGCTAG